In a genomic window of Glaciimonas sp. PCH181:
- a CDS encoding aspartate carbamoyltransferase catalytic subunit — protein MLNPQLNKNGELQHLLTIEGLPTSVVTHILDTASSFVGISDREVKKVPLMRGKSVFNLFFENSTRTRTTFEIASKRLSADVINLNISASSASKGESLLDTIDNLAAMHADMFVVRHSQSGAPYLIAKHLIDTKQSHVHVVNAGDGRHAHPTQGLLDMYTIRHYKKDFTNLTVAIVGDILHSRVARSDIHGLTTLGVPEVRAIGPRTLLPSGLEQMGVRVFTDMNEGLKGVDVIIMLRLQNERMTGALLPSAQEFFKSYGLTPERLALAKPDAIVMHPGPMNRGVEIDSAVADGAQAVILPQVTFGIAVRMAVMSILAGN, from the coding sequence ATGCTTAATCCTCAACTCAATAAAAACGGCGAACTCCAACATCTGTTGACCATCGAAGGGTTACCGACTTCGGTGGTGACGCACATTTTGGACACGGCGTCTTCTTTCGTCGGTATCAGTGACCGCGAAGTCAAAAAAGTACCGTTGATGCGCGGAAAAAGCGTCTTCAACCTGTTTTTTGAGAACTCCACCCGTACGCGGACGACGTTTGAGATCGCATCAAAGCGGCTCTCAGCCGATGTCATCAATCTGAACATCTCTGCCTCCAGCGCCAGCAAAGGCGAATCGTTGCTGGATACGATCGACAACCTTGCCGCCATGCATGCGGATATGTTTGTGGTGCGCCATTCTCAGTCAGGTGCCCCGTATCTGATTGCCAAGCATCTGATCGATACCAAACAGTCGCACGTGCACGTGGTGAATGCGGGTGATGGTCGTCATGCACATCCGACGCAGGGTCTGCTCGACATGTACACGATTCGTCACTACAAAAAAGATTTCACCAATCTGACGGTGGCGATTGTCGGCGATATTCTGCATAGTCGCGTTGCTCGCTCAGATATTCATGGGCTGACGACATTGGGCGTGCCGGAAGTGCGGGCAATTGGTCCACGCACGCTGTTGCCGAGTGGATTGGAGCAAATGGGTGTGCGGGTATTTACCGACATGAACGAAGGTCTGAAGGGCGTTGATGTGATCATTATGTTGCGTCTGCAGAATGAACGTATGACCGGTGCATTGCTGCCGTCAGCGCAGGAATTTTTCAAGAGTTACGGTTTGACGCCAGAGCGACTGGCGCTGGCAAAACCTGACGCAATCGTCATGCATCCGGGGCCAATGAATCGCGGCGTCGAAATTGATTCCGCCGTTGCAGACGGTGCGCAAGCGGTGATTCTGCCGCAAGTCACGTTTGGGATCGCGGTGCGGATGGCGGTGATGAGTATTCTGGCTGGGAATTGA
- the pyrR gene encoding bifunctional pyr operon transcriptional regulator/uracil phosphoribosyltransferase PyrR, protein MTTSHATYDAEALYQVLEKQVIAGLANAENVAVVGIYSGGAWLAERLMAALKLTDNDRLGFIDVSFYRDDFAEKGLRADVKPAQITFDVNGATILLVDDVLYTGRTTRAAINELFDYGRPAKIMLAALIDRGGRELPIRADFVADTVSLVAGESLELQRADNGELSLTVHRNA, encoded by the coding sequence ATGACAACATCTCACGCAACATATGATGCCGAAGCGCTTTATCAGGTCCTGGAAAAGCAAGTCATTGCCGGTTTAGCCAATGCTGAAAATGTCGCCGTAGTCGGCATTTATTCCGGTGGCGCCTGGCTAGCCGAGCGCTTGATGGCAGCCCTGAAACTCACTGATAACGATCGTTTAGGCTTTATCGACGTTTCGTTTTATCGTGATGACTTTGCGGAAAAAGGCCTGCGCGCTGACGTCAAACCAGCCCAAATTACATTCGATGTGAATGGCGCCACCATTTTGTTGGTGGACGACGTGCTGTATACCGGACGCACCACACGCGCTGCGATTAATGAATTATTCGACTACGGTCGACCGGCAAAAATCATGCTGGCAGCATTAATCGACCGAGGTGGACGTGAGCTGCCGATACGCGCTGATTTTGTCGCCGATACCGTGTCGCTGGTCGCCGGCGAATCGCTAGAACTTCAACGCGCCGACAATGGCGAACTCTCTCTGACGGTACATCGTAATGCTTAA
- the ruvX gene encoding Holliday junction resolvase RuvX encodes METILGFDFGLKRVGVAVGNTLLKQAQPLTIISAISNDAKFIEIATLLKEWQPTRCIVGLPLHPDGAPHEMSVRCRRFANQLHGRYGVAVVLVDERYSSAVIQHQRGELIDDRAAAIILQQYFDDLGG; translated from the coding sequence ATGGAGACTATTCTCGGCTTTGATTTCGGCCTCAAACGCGTGGGCGTTGCCGTCGGTAATACTTTGCTGAAGCAAGCGCAACCTTTGACCATCATCAGCGCCATCAGCAACGATGCCAAATTTATCGAAATCGCCACTTTGCTCAAAGAGTGGCAACCTACACGTTGTATCGTCGGCTTACCCTTACATCCAGATGGCGCACCGCATGAAATGAGCGTGCGTTGTCGTCGTTTTGCCAACCAATTGCATGGGCGCTATGGCGTCGCCGTGGTGCTCGTTGATGAGCGTTATTCGTCGGCAGTCATCCAACATCAACGCGGTGAGTTAATTGACGACCGTGCTGCGGCGATCATTTTGCAGCAATATTTCGATGATTTAGGGGGCTGA